A genomic segment from Streptosporangium roseum DSM 43021 encodes:
- a CDS encoding helix-turn-helix domain-containing protein has product MTAPGPPGERRLYRICDAMHLLSMSRSVIYEQIRAGRLRSVTQGRTRLIPASAISDYIALLEQETRAS; this is encoded by the coding sequence ATGACAGCACCCGGACCGCCCGGCGAACGGCGGCTGTATCGCATATGCGACGCCATGCACCTGCTCAGCATGAGCCGCAGCGTGATCTACGAGCAGATCAGGGCGGGCCGTCTGCGCTCCGTCACCCAGGGCCGTACCCGGCTCATCCCGGCCTCGGCCATCTCCGACTACATCGCACTACTCGAACAGGAAACGAGGGCATCATGA
- a CDS encoding site-specific integrase produces the protein MTTRRSRGDGGLHWDETRERWIASVTVGYTPAGKRIVKKASGKTKTEAKDRLKEIMRDYDDGLAIAPANYTVADAVKYWLQHGLGGRSATTVKMYTTFADNHVIPAVGARKLRDLSVEDVDRWLASKTGELSTRSLKLIHGILNRSVKSAMRRDKVKRNVVDLCEIPEGRAGRTSKALTLAQAESVIALAEKANARMRAYIVLSLLIGARTEELRALLWSHVVAFDEERKAWLPVADTGWDHEQFAIYVWRSVRQKGDTKTVKSRRSLKLPRRCVDALRALREEQEKAETEAGLVFSTSKGTPMSAGNVRRDMRKILEKAGLRATDWTPREMRHSFVSLLSDSGVPIEDISRLVGHRNTGVTETVYRKQIRPVLMQGAEAMDDIFKS, from the coding sequence ATGACCACACGACGCAGCCGGGGAGACGGCGGACTGCACTGGGACGAGACACGGGAGCGCTGGATCGCCTCGGTGACGGTCGGCTACACCCCGGCCGGAAAGCGCATCGTCAAGAAGGCCAGCGGCAAGACCAAGACGGAGGCCAAGGACAGGCTCAAGGAGATCATGCGCGACTACGACGACGGCCTGGCCATCGCTCCGGCCAACTACACGGTGGCCGACGCCGTGAAGTACTGGTTGCAGCACGGTTTGGGCGGGCGCTCGGCAACCACGGTCAAGATGTACACGACGTTCGCCGACAACCACGTGATCCCCGCGGTGGGAGCGCGCAAGCTGCGTGACCTGTCGGTGGAGGACGTTGACCGGTGGCTGGCGAGCAAGACGGGTGAGCTGAGCACCCGATCTCTCAAGCTGATCCACGGCATCCTCAACCGGTCGGTGAAGAGCGCCATGCGTCGCGACAAGGTGAAGCGGAACGTCGTCGACCTCTGCGAGATCCCGGAGGGACGCGCGGGCCGTACCTCCAAGGCGCTCACGCTCGCTCAGGCGGAATCCGTCATCGCCCTGGCAGAGAAGGCCAACGCGCGCATGCGAGCGTACATCGTGCTCTCGCTGCTGATCGGCGCCCGAACCGAGGAGTTACGCGCGCTCCTCTGGTCCCACGTGGTCGCGTTCGACGAGGAGCGCAAGGCGTGGTTACCGGTAGCCGATACGGGCTGGGATCACGAGCAATTCGCGATCTACGTCTGGCGGTCCGTACGGCAGAAGGGAGACACCAAGACCGTCAAGTCGCGCCGCTCCCTCAAGCTCCCTCGGCGGTGCGTCGACGCGCTGCGAGCGCTCCGGGAGGAACAGGAGAAGGCGGAGACAGAAGCGGGCCTTGTCTTCTCCACCTCGAAGGGGACTCCCATGAGCGCGGGCAACGTGCGCCGGGATATGCGGAAGATCCTTGAGAAGGCGGGGCTACGGGCCACCGACTGGACTCCTCGCGAGATGCGGCACAGCTTCGTCTCGCTGCTGTCGGACTCCGGCGTCCCGATCGAGGACATCTCACGCCTGGTCGGCCACCGGAACACAGGGGTCACCGAGACCGTCTACAGGAAGCAGATCCGCCCCGTGCTCATGCAGGGCGCGGAGGCTATGGACGACATCTTCAAGAGTTAG
- a CDS encoding DUF3052 domain-containing protein — protein sequence MSATAGQAQGERSLAERLGLKPGQVVQEIGWDEDADDDLRDSIEELTGNELVDEDFEDVVDIVLLWWRDGDGDLFDALSSVLTNLSEGGQIWLLTPKAGRDGHVEPSDIGEDATTAGLSQTSSISAAPDWSGTRLATPKARR from the coding sequence GTGAGCGCGACCGCGGGTCAGGCGCAGGGCGAACGCAGCCTGGCCGAACGACTCGGTCTCAAGCCGGGTCAGGTGGTGCAGGAGATCGGATGGGACGAGGACGCCGATGACGATCTGCGCGACTCCATCGAGGAACTGACCGGCAACGAACTGGTCGATGAGGACTTCGAGGACGTCGTCGACATCGTGCTGCTGTGGTGGCGCGACGGAGACGGTGATCTGTTCGATGCCCTGAGCAGCGTGCTGACCAACCTGAGCGAGGGGGGCCAGATCTGGCTGCTCACCCCCAAGGCGGGGCGGGACGGGCACGTGGAGCCAAGCGACATCGGGGAAGACGCCACGACGGCGGGTCTCTCGCAGACCAGCAGCATCAGCGCTGCCCCCGACTGGTCGGGGACGAGGCTGGCCACGCCTAAGGCGCGCCGCTAA
- a CDS encoding ROK family protein, with protein MSSFVVALDVGGTSMKGGLVTRSGEILRTDRRATPRDEGPAAVVATIRSFIDDLAVAGGGTPEGVGLAVPGLVTADAALYSANIGWRDVPAADFVPLDVPVMLGHDVRTGGLAESVLGAGREVSDFLFLPIGTGIAGAVIVDGEPYGGAAGWGGEIGHIPVFPEGETCACGQIGCLETYASASAVSRRYSARAASPATAEQVAALTVSGDPVAAEVWDDAVEALSLALATYTLLLDPSAIVLGGGLAEAGPLLADPLADRLRKRLTFRAAPPLRPAALGVNAGMLGAALLGWRAAGVPDAGTTWSLDVLKSPRVA; from the coding sequence ATGAGCTCCTTCGTTGTGGCCCTTGACGTCGGCGGCACGTCCATGAAGGGCGGTCTCGTCACCCGCTCGGGCGAGATCCTCCGCACCGACCGCCGGGCGACCCCGCGCGACGAAGGACCCGCCGCCGTCGTCGCGACGATCCGGTCCTTCATCGACGACCTCGCCGTCGCCGGCGGCGGCACCCCCGAGGGAGTCGGTCTGGCCGTACCGGGTCTGGTCACCGCCGACGCGGCGCTCTACTCCGCCAACATCGGCTGGCGCGACGTCCCCGCGGCCGACTTCGTCCCGCTCGACGTGCCCGTCATGCTCGGCCACGACGTGCGCACCGGCGGCCTCGCCGAGAGCGTGCTCGGTGCCGGCCGTGAGGTCTCCGACTTCCTCTTCCTGCCCATCGGCACGGGCATCGCCGGCGCCGTGATCGTCGACGGCGAGCCGTACGGCGGGGCCGCCGGATGGGGAGGTGAGATCGGTCACATCCCGGTCTTCCCCGAGGGGGAGACGTGCGCCTGCGGCCAGATCGGCTGCCTGGAGACCTACGCCTCGGCCTCCGCCGTCAGCCGCCGCTACTCCGCCCGGGCCGCCTCGCCCGCCACGGCCGAACAGGTCGCCGCGCTGACCGTCTCAGGTGACCCTGTGGCCGCGGAGGTGTGGGACGACGCGGTCGAGGCCCTGTCCCTCGCCCTGGCCACCTATACGCTGCTCCTGGACCCCTCCGCGATCGTCCTGGGCGGTGGCCTGGCCGAAGCCGGCCCCCTCCTGGCCGACCCGCTGGCCGACCGCCTCCGCAAGCGCCTGACATTCCGCGCCGCCCCGCCGCTCCGGCCGGCCGCCCTGGGCGTCAACGCGGGCATGCTCGGCGCGGCCCTCCTCGGCTGGCGCGCGGCCGGAGTCCCCGACGCCGGCACCACGTGGTCATTGGATGTGCTGAAGTCCCCCCGGGTGGCGTAA
- a CDS encoding DUF6461 domain-containing protein gives MTECPGEFRWLSDCEELVEIYCVSFVRGLAPEEVLRRFSVDGSTMEETVAVDELGQRSVESMGDDAAAYIGTAKIGDWTLVVEPGGWQIAVDPEIYIPISQGTEVVLVCRHDYASDTFAYIVDGEPVVQFDPVLPDDRSGTDPDRFVEEMREVGLDPDYDIDIDGSCIDFPIERSFALASRITGLHFSPEMLELCFSGEEPLDD, from the coding sequence ATGACAGAGTGCCCCGGGGAATTTCGCTGGCTCTCCGACTGTGAAGAATTGGTTGAGATCTACTGTGTGTCCTTTGTCCGGGGTCTCGCTCCGGAGGAGGTCCTCCGCCGATTCAGCGTGGACGGGAGCACCATGGAAGAGACGGTGGCGGTCGACGAACTGGGCCAGCGCTCGGTGGAAAGTATGGGGGACGACGCGGCCGCCTACATCGGCACCGCGAAGATCGGCGACTGGACCCTGGTCGTCGAACCAGGAGGATGGCAGATCGCCGTCGACCCCGAGATATACATCCCGATCTCACAGGGAACCGAGGTCGTGTTGGTCTGCCGCCATGACTACGCCTCGGACACCTTCGCCTACATCGTCGACGGTGAGCCGGTCGTCCAGTTTGACCCGGTACTCCCGGACGATCGATCGGGCACCGATCCGGACCGTTTCGTCGAGGAGATGCGCGAGGTCGGGCTGGACCCCGACTACGACATCGACATAGACGGCTCGTGCATCGACTTCCCGATCGAGAGATCGTTCGCCCTGGCGAGCAGGATCACCGGTCTCCACTTCTCCCCAGAGATGCTGGAGCTGTGCTTCTCCGGCGAGGAACCCCTGGATGACTGA
- a CDS encoding secondary thiamine-phosphate synthase enzyme YjbQ, with protein MRSQTIEVVTGSRERVHNITAECESFVRSCGGDGLLNVFVPHATAGIALIELGSGSDDDLIAALKDLLPADDRWRHAHGSRGHGRSHVMPALIPPYATVPVLSGRLALGTWQSIAVVDLNVDNRERQVRLSFLSD; from the coding sequence GTGAGATCTCAGACAATCGAGGTGGTAACGGGCTCCCGGGAGCGGGTGCACAACATCACCGCCGAGTGCGAGAGCTTCGTCCGGTCGTGTGGGGGAGATGGTCTGCTGAACGTCTTCGTGCCGCACGCGACCGCGGGGATCGCGCTGATCGAGCTCGGCTCGGGCAGTGACGACGACCTGATCGCGGCCTTGAAGGACCTGCTTCCGGCCGACGACAGATGGAGGCATGCGCACGGATCCAGAGGGCATGGACGGTCGCATGTCATGCCGGCTCTCATTCCTCCGTACGCCACCGTCCCGGTTCTGTCCGGGCGGCTCGCACTGGGCACCTGGCAGTCCATTGCCGTTGTGGATCTCAACGTCGACAATCGGGAACGCCAGGTCCGTTTGTCATTTTTGTCGGACTAA
- a CDS encoding peroxiredoxin encodes MAVEVGSPAPDFELKDQHGTPVKLSDYRGRKVVLIFYPLAFSGVCHGELCAIRDEFIATAPEDVQVVTVSVDSVFTHRAWADREGYTFPLLSDFWPHGQVAQAYGVFDEEKGLATRGTFIIDGEGVVRWSVVNPIPEARDVAEYRKALAELS; translated from the coding sequence ATGGCAGTCGAGGTAGGCTCTCCGGCTCCGGACTTCGAGCTGAAGGATCAGCACGGCACTCCGGTCAAGCTTTCGGACTACCGGGGCAGGAAGGTCGTGTTGATCTTCTACCCCCTCGCGTTCAGCGGCGTCTGTCACGGTGAGCTCTGCGCCATCCGCGACGAGTTCATCGCCACCGCGCCCGAGGACGTCCAGGTGGTGACCGTATCGGTCGACTCGGTGTTCACCCACCGGGCCTGGGCGGACCGGGAGGGCTACACCTTCCCGTTGCTCTCCGACTTCTGGCCGCACGGACAGGTCGCCCAGGCGTACGGTGTGTTCGATGAGGAGAAGGGGCTCGCCACCCGAGGCACCTTCATCATCGACGGCGAGGGCGTGGTCCGCTGGAGCGTCGTGAACCCGATCCCGGAGGCGCGCGACGTCGCCGAGTACCGCAAGGCACTCGCCGAACTTTCCTGA
- a CDS encoding GntR family transcriptional regulator, whose product MEEGELGMTDEKGTARWRIIADLLRSDVVQDHYQPGQALPGEAFLASEYATSRPTIRKAIAQLVGEGLLTVAHGRGTFVRPTPDRRLILMGGSEREDLLSPTYDPAKQGWEHVTVASEAERTAGGVTPNSALFMIIEGSKADVLGVRRGRMSVYRYAYWQHTKTRARIHLCSYLLADQVATITGEGRGMEIDSEIEPEDYYAHLERTHGPLRWITSVHTQMPYGETYEDLNMEPIGTPLLLVRRLMLSKDGRPLEFTEIEAPGDRFEAAAASEHDQAGSDGQVSLRV is encoded by the coding sequence GTGGAAGAAGGAGAACTCGGCATGACCGACGAGAAGGGCACCGCCCGGTGGCGAATCATCGCCGACCTCTTGCGTTCAGACGTGGTCCAAGACCACTACCAGCCCGGGCAGGCACTCCCCGGCGAAGCGTTCCTCGCTTCTGAGTACGCCACCTCACGCCCGACGATCCGCAAGGCCATCGCCCAGCTCGTCGGCGAAGGATTACTCACCGTCGCCCACGGCCGAGGCACCTTCGTCCGCCCCACCCCTGACCGCCGCCTCATCCTCATGGGTGGCTCGGAACGCGAAGACCTGCTCAGCCCCACGTACGACCCCGCCAAGCAGGGATGGGAACACGTCACCGTCGCCAGCGAGGCCGAACGCACCGCAGGCGGTGTCACTCCCAACTCGGCACTGTTCATGATCATCGAGGGCAGCAAAGCCGATGTCCTGGGCGTGCGCCGAGGCCGCATGAGCGTCTACCGCTACGCGTACTGGCAGCACACCAAGACCCGCGCCCGCATCCACCTGTGCTCCTACCTCCTGGCTGACCAGGTCGCCACCATCACCGGCGAAGGCAGAGGCATGGAGATCGACTCCGAGATCGAGCCCGAGGACTACTACGCCCACCTGGAGCGCACCCACGGGCCACTGCGCTGGATCACCTCGGTTCACACCCAGATGCCCTACGGCGAGACCTACGAGGACCTCAACATGGAACCCATCGGTACACCCTTGTTGCTGGTTCGCCGGCTGATGCTCAGCAAGGACGGCCGCCCGCTGGAGTTCACCGAGATCGAAGCCCCCGGCGACCGCTTCGAAGCCGCAGCAGCCAGTGAGCATGACCAGGCCGGATCAGATGGACAGGTCTCGCTCAGGGTGTAG
- the aceE gene encoding pyruvate dehydrogenase (acetyl-transferring), homodimeric type: MASGRQRFSVISDGLPSQLPDVDPSETQEWLESLDNVIKTEGRTRARYLMLRLLERARENQVGVPGLRSTDYINTIPPEREPWFPGDEYVERRIRAYIRWNAAVMVTRANARTNVGGHIATYASAASLYEVGFNHFFRGKDHGESGDQVFIQGHAAPGIYARAFLEGRLNEAQLDAFRQELSHGFKGLPSYPHPRLMPDFWEFPTVSMGLGPIGAIYQARFNRYLLNRKIKDTSRSHVWCYLGDGEMDEPESLGAIGLAAREELDNLTFVINCNLQRLDGPVRGNGKIIQELESYFRGAGWNVIKVVWGRDWDPLLAADVDGVLVNKMNTVPDGQFQTYSVESGEYIRENFFGGDPRLRKMVEHLSDEDIRKLSRGGHDYRKVYAAYKAAREHVGQPTVILAQTIKGWTLGKDFEARNATHQMKKMSKADLKEFRDRLYLPIPDSALEGDLPPYFHPGENDPEIEYMKERRAALGGFLPKRVMRAKPVKLPGDAAYAQLKKGSGKQNVATTMAFVRLLKDLMRDKEIGHRFVPIIPDEARTFGLDAIFPTAKIYSPHGQTYDAVDRELLLSYKESTEGQILHEGISESGSMASTIAVGSAYATHGEHMIPIYIFYSMFGWQRTADQMWQLADQMGRGFLLGATAGRTTLNGEGLQHEDGHTPLIASTNPAAVSYDPSWGFEVAHIVKDGLRRMYGEQPENVFYYLTVYNEPYPQPAEPADLDLEGLLKGLYRFAPAPAVQGPKANILVSGVAGPWAMEAQRMLAEEWGVAAEVWSATSWAELRREALAAEEHNLLNPDSEQRVPYVTQALSAAQGPFVGVSDYMRAVQDQIAQWVPGDWTSLGTDGFGLSDTRSALRRHFHVDAASITLAVLTQLVRRGELDSAVLNDAIARYHLKNGVTEAGGAESNDTQSMGL; the protein is encoded by the coding sequence GTGGCTTCCGGACGCCAGCGTTTCTCGGTCATCAGCGACGGCCTACCCAGTCAGCTCCCTGATGTCGACCCCAGCGAGACCCAGGAGTGGCTCGAGTCGCTCGACAACGTCATCAAGACGGAAGGTCGCACTCGGGCCCGTTATTTGATGCTTCGCCTGTTGGAGCGGGCCCGCGAGAACCAGGTCGGGGTCCCCGGCCTGCGCAGCACCGACTACATCAATACCATCCCCCCGGAGCGAGAGCCCTGGTTCCCTGGCGACGAGTACGTCGAGCGCCGGATCCGTGCCTACATCCGGTGGAACGCGGCCGTCATGGTGACCCGGGCCAACGCCCGCACCAACGTCGGCGGCCACATCGCGACCTACGCCTCGGCCGCGTCGCTCTACGAGGTGGGTTTCAACCACTTCTTCCGCGGCAAGGACCACGGCGAGTCCGGTGACCAGGTCTTCATCCAGGGCCACGCCGCGCCGGGCATCTACGCCCGGGCGTTCCTGGAGGGCCGCCTGAACGAGGCCCAGCTCGACGCCTTCCGGCAGGAGCTGTCGCACGGCTTCAAGGGCCTGCCCTCCTACCCGCACCCGCGCCTGATGCCGGACTTCTGGGAGTTCCCCACAGTCTCCATGGGCCTCGGCCCGATCGGCGCGATCTACCAGGCCCGGTTCAACCGCTACCTGCTGAACCGGAAGATCAAGGACACCAGCCGCAGCCATGTCTGGTGCTACCTCGGCGACGGCGAGATGGACGAGCCGGAGTCGCTCGGCGCGATCGGCCTGGCCGCCCGCGAGGAGCTCGACAACCTCACCTTCGTCATCAACTGCAACCTGCAGCGTCTCGACGGCCCGGTGCGCGGCAACGGCAAGATCATCCAGGAGCTGGAGTCCTACTTCCGGGGCGCCGGCTGGAACGTCATCAAGGTCGTCTGGGGCCGCGACTGGGACCCGCTGCTGGCGGCCGACGTCGACGGCGTGCTGGTCAACAAGATGAACACCGTCCCCGACGGCCAGTTCCAGACCTACTCCGTCGAGAGCGGCGAATACATCCGCGAGAACTTCTTCGGCGGCGACCCCCGGCTGCGCAAGATGGTCGAGCACCTGTCGGACGAGGACATCCGCAAGCTGTCGCGCGGCGGCCACGACTACCGCAAGGTCTACGCGGCCTACAAGGCGGCCCGTGAGCACGTCGGCCAGCCGACGGTCATCCTCGCCCAGACCATCAAGGGCTGGACGCTGGGCAAGGACTTCGAGGCGCGCAACGCGACGCACCAGATGAAGAAGATGTCCAAGGCCGACCTGAAGGAGTTCCGCGACCGGCTCTACCTGCCGATCCCGGACTCCGCGCTCGAAGGCGACCTGCCGCCCTACTTCCACCCGGGCGAGAACGACCCCGAGATCGAATACATGAAGGAGCGCCGCGCGGCCCTGGGCGGCTTCCTGCCCAAGCGCGTGATGCGCGCCAAGCCCGTCAAGCTTCCGGGCGACGCCGCCTACGCGCAGCTCAAGAAGGGCTCCGGCAAGCAGAACGTCGCCACCACCATGGCGTTCGTCCGGCTGCTGAAGGACCTCATGCGCGACAAGGAGATCGGCCACCGATTCGTGCCGATCATCCCGGACGAGGCGCGCACCTTCGGTCTCGACGCGATCTTCCCGACCGCCAAGATCTACTCGCCGCACGGCCAGACCTACGACGCCGTGGACCGCGAGCTGCTGCTGTCCTACAAGGAGTCGACCGAGGGTCAGATCCTGCACGAGGGCATCAGCGAGTCGGGCTCGATGGCCTCGACGATCGCCGTGGGCTCGGCCTACGCCACGCACGGCGAGCACATGATCCCGATCTACATCTTCTACTCGATGTTCGGCTGGCAGCGCACCGCCGACCAGATGTGGCAGCTCGCCGACCAGATGGGCCGGGGCTTCCTGCTCGGCGCCACCGCCGGACGCACCACGCTGAACGGCGAGGGCCTGCAGCACGAGGACGGTCACACCCCGCTGATCGCCTCGACGAACCCGGCGGCGGTGTCCTACGACCCGTCGTGGGGCTTCGAGGTGGCCCACATCGTCAAGGACGGCCTGCGGAGGATGTACGGCGAGCAGCCGGAGAACGTCTTCTACTACCTGACCGTCTACAACGAGCCCTACCCGCAGCCGGCCGAGCCCGCCGACCTGGACCTGGAGGGCCTGCTCAAGGGCCTCTACCGGTTCGCCCCGGCGCCGGCCGTACAGGGTCCGAAGGCCAACATCCTGGTGTCCGGCGTGGCCGGCCCGTGGGCCATGGAGGCCCAGCGGATGCTGGCCGAGGAGTGGGGCGTGGCGGCCGAGGTCTGGTCGGCCACCTCCTGGGCGGAGCTGCGCCGCGAGGCGCTGGCCGCCGAGGAGCACAACCTGCTCAACCCCGACTCCGAGCAGCGCGTGCCGTACGTGACCCAGGCGCTGTCGGCGGCCCAGGGGCCGTTCGTGGGCGTCAGCGACTACATGCGCGCGGTGCAGGACCAGATCGCCCAGTGGGTCCCGGGTGACTGGACCTCGCTCGGCACCGACGGCTTCGGCCTGTCGGACACCCGGTCGGCGCTGCGCCGCCACTTCCACGTGGACGCGGCCTCGATCACGCTCGCCGTGCTCACCCAGCTCGTCAGGCGGGGCGAGCTCGACTCGGCGGTGCTGAACGACGCGATCGCCAGGTACCACCTGAAGAACGGTGTCACCGAGGCGGGTGGCGCCGAGAGCAACGACACGCAGTCCATGGGTCTGTGA
- a CDS encoding replication initiator translates to MNSKEEPQHRTIDQQPEWLVDLARVINDPGYARWRSMVAATGGCAHPVHLAGEALIVNATSGEVLHSYRTTDEPSGHLLVACGNRRASVCPACSEVYRADTFQLIRAGLSGGKGVPQEVSGHPRAFVTLTAPSFGPVHTRREKGGTVRACRPRKRDKICEHGHPVGCHARHEPGDERLGQPICGQCYDYVGAVLWQAHAGALWHRFTLEVRRTLASEAGLSRREFAKRVRVSFAKVAEYQRRGLVHFHAIVRLDGLGGGSEIPPDWADHGLLTRAIPPAVQRVTVTSPPSDLGRWDLVWGDQLDIRPILLDQGPDGLSERAVAGYIAKYATKGAEASGTVDHRLSCPACKGRGRLSLMASCGRCHGTGLKPGLHLDALPVTEHARRMIRTCWELGARPEYKALRLRPWAHMLGFRGHFSTKSRRYSTTFGDLRQVRTTHRATEARERHGLPPLGDETTLVLGHWRFTGSGYSPGEAIMAEHIRQKVATARKIATEREDG, encoded by the coding sequence ATGAACAGCAAGGAGGAACCGCAGCACCGCACCATCGACCAGCAGCCGGAATGGCTGGTCGATCTCGCACGGGTGATCAACGATCCGGGCTACGCCCGGTGGCGCTCGATGGTCGCGGCGACTGGAGGGTGTGCCCACCCGGTGCACCTGGCGGGCGAGGCATTGATCGTCAATGCGACCAGCGGTGAGGTGCTGCACAGCTACCGCACAACGGATGAGCCGTCCGGGCATCTGCTGGTGGCCTGCGGCAACCGGCGGGCCTCGGTCTGTCCGGCCTGCTCGGAGGTCTACCGGGCCGACACCTTCCAGTTGATCCGGGCGGGCCTGTCCGGCGGCAAGGGTGTCCCACAGGAGGTGAGCGGGCACCCTCGGGCGTTCGTCACGCTCACCGCTCCCTCGTTCGGACCGGTGCACACACGGCGGGAGAAGGGCGGGACGGTACGGGCCTGCCGTCCCCGTAAGCGCGACAAGATCTGTGAGCACGGGCATCCGGTCGGCTGCCATGCTCGCCACGAGCCGGGAGACGAACGGCTCGGGCAACCCATATGCGGCCAGTGTTACGACTACGTGGGCGCGGTGCTCTGGCAGGCTCACGCGGGCGCGCTGTGGCATCGCTTCACCCTGGAAGTGCGGCGCACCCTCGCCAGCGAGGCTGGACTGAGCCGTCGGGAGTTCGCCAAGCGGGTCCGGGTGTCGTTCGCCAAGGTGGCCGAGTATCAGCGGCGCGGCCTGGTGCACTTCCACGCCATCGTCAGGCTCGACGGTCTGGGCGGCGGGAGTGAAATCCCTCCGGACTGGGCTGATCATGGTCTGCTCACTCGGGCGATCCCTCCAGCGGTCCAGCGGGTCACGGTCACTTCTCCCCCGAGTGATCTCGGCCGGTGGGATCTGGTCTGGGGTGATCAGCTCGACATCCGGCCCATCCTGCTCGACCAGGGCCCGGACGGGCTGAGCGAGCGGGCGGTGGCCGGCTACATCGCCAAGTACGCAACGAAGGGCGCCGAAGCTTCCGGCACCGTCGATCATCGGCTGTCGTGTCCGGCCTGCAAGGGGCGGGGGCGGCTGAGCCTGATGGCCTCCTGCGGGCGCTGTCACGGCACCGGCCTCAAACCCGGCCTGCACCTGGATGCGCTTCCAGTGACCGAGCACGCCCGGCGCATGATCCGCACCTGCTGGGAGCTGGGCGCACGTCCTGAGTACAAGGCTCTCCGTCTACGGCCGTGGGCGCACATGCTGGGGTTTCGGGGCCACTTCTCCACGAAGTCCCGTCGCTACTCCACCACCTTCGGTGATCTCCGGCAGGTTCGCACAACACACCGGGCCACCGAAGCACGCGAACGGCACGGCCTTCCGCCCCTTGGCGACGAGACGACCCTCGTTCTCGGTCACTGGCGGTTCACCGGATCGGGTTACTCCCCCGGTGAGGCGATCATGGCCGAACACATCCGCCAGAAGGTCGCCACCGCTCGGAAGATCGCCACCGAGCGGGAGGACGGATGA